A region from the Mesorhizobium sp. J8 genome encodes:
- a CDS encoding outer membrane beta-barrel protein, whose translation MSGGQSETKTGRKGIAVAALLLTASALALLRPAPAFSQETELRGEVSESAILADQQRKARQLRAQGALDQNAPAAAVQDTAPATYQPASPGAVPDDDQTAGATDSIFDQPQATDDPLADTTKPAKRRQPSTAAQRAQGAKTDTKASTKTADKKKAKKKAGGAIDSTTTAATASAGDKADAAAAEDDGSNRRAVSIDSVDKQKLDPGQERTGSIDGQKAKPEEDPFAAPGVRIGTFVFRPTLEQGFTATSNADSSSTGKSAVLSETALRFTATSDWRENSALITGYGQFRNTVSGEKINDAQGRIEGQLNVDLDNELRAIAKLGYEAAPESASSPDAIAGVTSQPLRQTVDGSLGLEKSVGKMRYALTGAVSHDFYGDANLSDGTTISQKDRNNTLYTATLRTGYEISPALTPFTEVELGRRVYDQRLDTDGFERSSKRLGARAGVELDMGEKLSGEFSVGWLREALDDSRLPAIAGPSINADLKWSPERGTIIGLTGKTDVETTTTAGQSGDILYSGRLTGERQIRANLTANSALGLDWRDYTGSDGHDLILSAEAGLTWWLNRYAGLTTRMRTEKLTSNLPGRDYTANSVYLGLKVQR comes from the coding sequence ATGTCCGGGGGCCAATCTGAAACGAAAACCGGTCGGAAGGGCATTGCCGTTGCAGCACTGCTGCTGACGGCAAGCGCGCTTGCCTTGCTGCGCCCGGCGCCTGCATTTTCGCAGGAAACCGAACTGCGCGGCGAGGTCTCCGAATCGGCCATACTCGCCGACCAGCAGCGCAAGGCCAGACAGTTGAGAGCGCAAGGCGCGCTGGATCAGAACGCGCCCGCCGCAGCCGTCCAGGACACGGCGCCGGCAACCTACCAGCCGGCAAGCCCCGGCGCCGTTCCCGATGACGACCAGACGGCAGGCGCCACGGACAGCATCTTCGACCAGCCGCAGGCAACGGACGATCCATTGGCCGATACGACGAAACCGGCAAAACGGCGCCAGCCCTCTACGGCTGCTCAACGTGCCCAGGGCGCCAAGACCGACACCAAGGCGAGCACCAAGACCGCCGACAAGAAAAAAGCCAAGAAGAAGGCGGGCGGGGCTATCGACAGCACCACCACTGCCGCGACCGCCTCCGCAGGCGATAAGGCTGATGCGGCAGCGGCTGAGGACGACGGCAGCAATCGCCGCGCCGTCAGCATCGACAGTGTCGACAAGCAGAAGCTCGACCCGGGCCAGGAGCGCACCGGATCGATCGATGGCCAGAAGGCCAAGCCGGAGGAGGATCCCTTCGCTGCTCCCGGCGTCCGGATCGGCACCTTTGTGTTCCGGCCGACGCTGGAGCAAGGCTTCACCGCGACGTCCAACGCCGATTCCAGCAGCACAGGTAAATCCGCGGTTCTGTCCGAGACGGCGCTGCGTTTCACCGCGACCTCCGACTGGCGTGAGAATTCGGCTCTGATCACCGGCTACGGCCAGTTCCGCAACACCGTCTCGGGCGAAAAGATCAACGACGCGCAGGGCCGCATCGAAGGCCAGCTCAATGTCGATCTCGACAACGAGCTGCGCGCCATCGCTAAGCTCGGCTACGAAGCGGCGCCCGAATCGGCGTCCTCGCCGGATGCGATCGCCGGCGTCACCTCGCAGCCGCTGCGCCAGACCGTGGACGGCAGCCTCGGTCTCGAAAAGAGTGTCGGCAAGATGCGTTACGCGCTGACCGGCGCGGTCTCGCACGACTTCTACGGCGACGCCAATCTCTCGGACGGCACCACCATCTCGCAGAAGGATCGCAACAACACGCTCTACACCGCCACCTTGCGCACCGGCTATGAGATCTCGCCGGCGCTGACGCCCTTCACGGAAGTCGAGCTCGGCCGCAGGGTCTATGATCAGCGTCTCGACACCGATGGCTTTGAGCGCTCATCGAAGCGGCTCGGGGCGCGCGCCGGCGTCGAGCTCGATATGGGCGAGAAGCTATCGGGCGAATTCTCCGTCGGCTGGTTGCGCGAGGCGCTCGACGACAGCCGCCTTCCGGCAATCGCCGGGCCGTCCATCAATGCCGACCTTAAATGGTCGCCCGAACGCGGCACCATCATCGGGCTCACCGGCAAGACCGATGTCGAGACCACCACGACGGCGGGCCAGAGCGGCGACATCCTCTACTCCGGCCGGCTGACGGGCGAGCGGCAAATCCGCGCCAACCTGACGGCGAACTCGGCGCTTGGCCTCGATTGGCGCGACTACACCGGCTCCGACGGCCACGATCTGATCCTGAGCGCCGAGGCCGGGCTGACGTGGTGGCTGAACCGCTATGCCGGCCTCACCACCAGGATGCGGACCGAGAAGCTGACCAGCAACCTGCCTGGGCGCGACTATACGGCCAACAGCGTCTATCTCGGACTGAAGGTCCAGCGCTGA